In Actinoplanes sp. NBC_00393, a single genomic region encodes these proteins:
- a CDS encoding DUF5994 family protein, with the protein MTLRPAFLSPTERPDCASFDGTWWPQSLDTDVELRVLLPMLDHVRGPVRRLALSAEGWANGPDRVVVDGRTVDVDYLANPPPWTMTVVCVDGGTFTMRVVPPGPGPAAPDGTEARLETETWETEGGGLGLSRVRAVR; encoded by the coding sequence ATGACCCTGCGCCCGGCATTCCTGTCACCTACCGAGCGGCCCGATTGCGCTTCGTTCGACGGCACCTGGTGGCCCCAGTCGCTCGACACCGATGTCGAGCTGCGCGTTCTGCTGCCGATGCTCGATCATGTCCGTGGACCGGTGCGACGCCTGGCCCTGAGCGCCGAGGGCTGGGCCAACGGTCCGGACCGGGTGGTCGTGGACGGGCGTACGGTCGACGTCGACTATCTAGCAAACCCGCCACCGTGGACGATGACCGTCGTTTGCGTCGACGGGGGCACCTTCACGATGCGCGTGGTTCCGCCCGGCCCGGGTCCTGCGGCCCCGGACGGCACGGAAGCAAGGCTGGAGACGGAAACCTGGGAGACCGAGGGCGGCGGTCTCGGCCTGTCACGCGTGCGAGCGGTCCGATGA
- a CDS encoding nitroreductase: MTPLAARVPRPVTPRIVNEAFSRAVVAANRAPSAHDRRPWRWRLNRGALELFAAPARMSGLPDPDGRFTMLGCGAALHHARVTLAARGWRVTTSRLPDPGVPGLLASLHIDGRAPVSPATANLARCIRVRSSDGRPVTGDPIGPEVLRAIGTALESQHVRLAVLRPDQLLDLTLTTANVSEPGPAEARWHAELALWTGSDRIAGTTGIAQPSIAHGDHDRAATFAVLHGPGDRDIDWLHAGEALSTGSLVATGLGVSVLSLSAPIEHAGSRELLRRVMPEIGVPYQVIRLGR, encoded by the coding sequence ATGACCCCCCTCGCGGCCCGCGTGCCCCGCCCGGTCACCCCTCGTATCGTCAACGAGGCTTTCTCCCGGGCTGTCGTCGCCGCCAACCGGGCGCCGTCGGCGCACGACCGGCGACCGTGGCGATGGCGCCTGAACCGCGGAGCACTGGAGTTGTTCGCCGCCCCAGCCCGGATGTCAGGTCTGCCCGACCCGGACGGCAGATTCACCATGCTCGGCTGTGGCGCCGCCCTGCATCACGCCCGGGTGACTCTCGCGGCGCGCGGATGGCGCGTGACGACCTCCCGGCTGCCCGACCCCGGCGTGCCGGGCCTGCTGGCAAGCCTGCACATCGACGGGCGCGCCCCGGTGAGCCCGGCCACCGCCAACCTGGCCCGCTGCATCCGTGTCCGGTCCAGCGACGGACGCCCGGTCACCGGCGATCCGATCGGACCGGAGGTTTTGCGGGCCATCGGCACGGCATTGGAGTCCCAGCACGTTCGCCTCGCGGTGCTACGCCCGGACCAGCTCCTGGACCTCACTTTGACGACTGCCAACGTTTCGGAACCCGGTCCGGCTGAGGCCCGATGGCATGCGGAACTCGCCTTGTGGACCGGCAGTGACCGGATCGCCGGAACCACCGGAATCGCACAGCCGTCCATCGCCCACGGCGATCACGACCGGGCCGCGACCTTCGCGGTCCTGCACGGACCGGGTGATCGAGACATCGACTGGCTGCACGCCGGCGAGGCCCTCTCCACCGGCTCGCTCGTGGCCACCGGTCTCGGGGTGTCGGTGCTGTCGTTGAGCGCACCGATCGAGCACGCCGGTTCCCGGGAGCTCCTGCGTCGTGTGATGCCCGAGATCGGCGTTCCCTACCAGGTCATTCGACTGGGTCGATAG
- a CDS encoding PaaI family thioesterase gives MEHRDQDQVNAEVRERIEASFARQGLMRHLGARLTQITAGRVHIELNSRPEVTQQHGYIHAGATSAIADSAGGYAALTLFPANTEVLTVEYKVNLLAPAVGDHIEAVGTVLKAGRTLTICRLEVFAFPDGQQRLIAAGQQTLFRVPDPGSDGTQRH, from the coding sequence ATGGAGCATCGCGACCAGGACCAGGTGAACGCCGAGGTTCGTGAACGCATCGAGGCAAGCTTCGCCCGGCAAGGCTTGATGCGTCATCTCGGCGCCAGGCTGACACAGATCACGGCGGGACGCGTGCACATCGAACTGAACAGCCGCCCGGAAGTGACCCAGCAGCACGGCTACATCCACGCCGGGGCCACCAGCGCCATCGCCGACAGCGCCGGCGGATACGCGGCCCTCACCCTGTTCCCGGCCAACACCGAAGTACTCACCGTCGAATACAAGGTCAACCTCCTGGCGCCCGCCGTCGGCGACCACATCGAAGCCGTCGGCACCGTACTCAAAGCCGGTAGGACCTTGACCATCTGCCGACTTGAGGTCTTCGCCTTTCCAGACGGCCAGCAGCGGCTGATCGCCGCCGGCCAGCAGACGCTGTTCCGCGTCCCGGACCCCGGCAGCGACGGCACCCAGCGACACTGA
- a CDS encoding LysE family translocator, with protein sequence MAVSTIAAFWAVSFLFVITPGADWAYAIAAGLRHRTVLPAVGGLLAGHLLATAVVAAGVAALVAGSPMVLTVLTVAGAGYLVWLGVGMLRQPAASPAASEEAPHSWVRQAVKGLGISGLNPKVVLLFLAMLPQFTRPTASWPIAVQIIALGLVHVASCAVIYLLVGSGARRILRARPTVAQAVTRFSGAAMVIIGGLLLVEQAVR encoded by the coding sequence ATGGCTGTCAGCACCATCGCCGCGTTCTGGGCCGTGTCCTTCCTGTTCGTGATCACGCCCGGCGCCGACTGGGCCTACGCGATCGCCGCCGGGCTCCGCCATCGCACGGTGCTGCCGGCCGTCGGCGGTCTGCTGGCCGGGCACCTGCTGGCGACCGCTGTCGTCGCGGCCGGGGTCGCGGCGCTGGTCGCCGGATCACCGATGGTGCTCACGGTGCTGACCGTGGCCGGCGCCGGCTACCTGGTGTGGCTGGGCGTCGGCATGCTCCGCCAACCCGCAGCATCACCGGCAGCCAGCGAGGAAGCACCACACTCCTGGGTCCGGCAGGCGGTGAAGGGCCTAGGGATCAGCGGCCTCAACCCGAAGGTGGTCCTGCTGTTCCTGGCCATGCTGCCACAGTTCACCCGGCCGACGGCGAGCTGGCCGATCGCGGTGCAGATCATCGCCCTGGGCCTGGTGCACGTGGCCAGCTGCGCGGTGATCTACCTGCTGGTCGGGAGCGGGGCCCGGCGGATCTTACGAGCCCGGCCGACGGTGGCCCAGGCCGTGACCCGCTTCTCCGGAGCTGCGATGGTCATCATCGGCGGCTTGCTCCTGGTGGAGCAGGCGGTCCGGTAA
- a CDS encoding Lrp/AsnC family transcriptional regulator yields the protein MDALDRQILAELQRDGRLTVTELAERVGLSVSPCHRRLRALEQAGAISGYRAHLNAKALGLTFEALVFVTMHGADRRTLDAFEQAVAAVVEIQQVQRLFGDPDYLLRIITRDLPAFQEVYDGQLATLPGVQRMRSTLVMKTVVENRPLHL from the coding sequence ATGGATGCGCTGGATCGACAGATTCTTGCTGAGCTTCAACGTGATGGCCGGCTGACGGTCACCGAGCTCGCCGAACGTGTCGGGCTGAGTGTCTCGCCGTGTCATCGCCGGCTGCGCGCCCTCGAGCAGGCGGGGGCGATCAGCGGCTACCGCGCCCATCTGAATGCCAAGGCACTCGGCCTGACGTTCGAGGCCCTGGTGTTCGTCACCATGCACGGCGCTGACCGGCGCACCCTCGACGCGTTCGAGCAGGCCGTAGCCGCGGTCGTCGAGATCCAGCAGGTCCAGCGGCTGTTCGGCGACCCTGATTACCTGCTGCGGATCATCACGCGTGACCTGCCCGCATTCCAGGAGGTCTATGACGGGCAGCTCGCCACCCTGCCGGGAGTTCAGCGGATGCGTTCCACCCTGGTCATGAAGACCGTCGTCGAGAACCGGCCGCTGCATCTCTGA